In the Motacilla alba alba isolate MOTALB_02 chromosome 6, Motacilla_alba_V1.0_pri, whole genome shotgun sequence genome, GTGCATGAAACACTACGTCTGTTGCAGCCAGAAATGTTGTGTGACTGGTTCTATTCAAATTCTCCCCCTATTTATAACCCCAAGCattcaggaagaagaaaaactccTGGGCAGTTTGATTCGGATAAAAAAAAGTCTCGCTTCAAACTGCCAAGTGGGTGTCTTTAAAACGAAATAGCAAGAAAAATCGGGTGGATTTGATCAAGGCATTAAAATGTTTAGAAATAGAGACTGTTGCCCCCTATGCTCATGTCAGCACGTCTGAGTCCAGAGCTCTGCGTGTGCCAGGGCAGATTTTCGCAGTGCATGCTCAAAGGTATTCCAAACGTTTAGAAGGATGCCAGAACTGAGtggctccttccttccttccttgatTCCTtgattccttccttccttccttccttccttccttccttccttccttccttccttccttccttccttccttccttccttccttccttccttccttccttccttccttccttccttccttccttccttccttccttccttccttccttccttccttccttccttccttccttccttccccggGTACCGGCGGGCAGTACGCGGTATTCCCGCCCCACCGGGGCTCCCGTCGCGGATCCCAGGCCCCAGGGAGCTGCCGCTTCCCGGTGTCCCGGGGTGTGCGGGGCGCTGCGGGGAACGCTCCGGGCCCGCCAGGGGGCGCCCTGCGCCCGGACCCCGGGAGCGGCGAGGACGGAACCGGGAACGGGGCAGGGATGGAACCGGGAACGGGGATGGAGCCGGGAacggggcagggatggagccgggaacggggatggagccgggaacggggcagggatggagccgggaacggggcagggatggattAGAGAGAAGGGCAGAGATGGAACAGGGAACAGCGGGGATGGAACTGGGAacggggcagggatggattAGCGAGAAGGGCAGAGATGGAACAGGGAACAGCGGGGATGGAACTGGGAACGGGGCAGGGATGGAATCGGGAACGGGGCAGGGATGGAACTGGGAACAGGGCGGGGATGGAACTGGGAACGGGGCAGGGATGGAACCGGGAACGGGGCAGGGATGGAACTGGGAACGGGGCGGGGATGGATCCCGGGGTCGCCCCGTGCCCGAACACGCGGAGCGGCAGGGATGGATCCTAGAAGCACCGTGTTCGGATTCCGAGAACGGCAGGGATCGATCCTGGGGAGCGCCCCACGACCGAACCCCGGGAGCGCCCGGAGCTCgaagcccaggagcagggcaggaacgAATCCCGGGATTCGGGCAGGAACGGATCCCGCCGCCTTGTGCCCTGATCCCACGAGCGGCGGGCCCGGGTCGTGCCCGCTGTCGCCCCTCGGGCTCGACGTGTCCCGGCGGCCCCGCTGCTGCGGAGGCCAGGGTCCCCGGGGCGCGGAGGGCACCGTCGGGGGAGAGCTCTGccgccgccccgcagcccccgccccgCAGCCGTCCGCTAAGTCGTTTCTGCCCCGCGGCGGAGCGAGAGGGCGTCCGGTGCCCGGTGTCCCGGcggggctcggcccggcccgctcCCCCCCCGGCCGCGGGCGGCTTTTGttgccggcggcgcggggcgggggcgcggggggcggcgcggcggggcgggggcggttTTGAGGCAGGAGCGGCGCGGCCCGTGCCATTCGcctgccgccgctcccgccgcgctccgccgaGCCGGTCCCTTTGtgccgccggcccggccccgctcgctgCCTAATTGGACTCGGTGAACGCCGCGAACGGGCGGGCGGTCGCCGCCTCCGGGCGCGGCGGCGCGTCGGGGagggggggccggggccgcggcggctGCGAGCGGGGGCTGCGCGGAGCCCTCTCCTCCCTTCGCCTCCCGGCCGATCCCATTCGCCTTTGTGCGTGCCCAATCGCCGCGTGCTCCCCGCGCGGAACGGGGATGACATTTTGATTTCATCATTAGCATCCGGCGTCAGGTTGAcgcagcagcagcggcggcgggaggcggcggcggcggcggcagcgacGACCCCGGCTCTCCGCCTGCCCGCAGCAGCCCCCCGGTGCCGCGGGCTGCGCGGGTCCCCCCGGCCCCCCGCCCTGCCGCCCCCCCATGCGAGGGgcccccggccggccccgccgccgcgctcccacgccgccccgccgcgcctgTCCCCCGCGCCGCCGGGAGCCGCCACCTGCGCGCCGGGCGCGGGCTGCGGGGCCAGCGGCGGCCAGGAGCCGGGCGGGCAGCGGAGGATGCCGGAGACCGGGCAGGAGCCCCCCAGCGCCCCTCCGCCTCCCCCCAAGGAGTCCTTCTACATCAAGAACCTGCTCAACGGCGGCCCCCCCAAGGCGCCCCCCAAGCAGCCGCGGGCGCTGTTCGCCCCCTCGGGCAAGGCGGCGGTGGACGGCGCCGGCTTCGCCCTCTCGCAGGTGGGCGACCTCGCCTTTCCCCGCTTCGAGATCCCGGCGCCGCGCTTCGCCCTGAGCGCCCACTGCCTGGAGCGCGCCCAGACCTGGTGGTACCCCTACGCCCTGACGCCGGCCGGAGCCCACCTGCCCCGCACGGAAGGTACCGCTCCCCAAAACTTCCATcgctccttccttccctccgtccctccccggcggggcggcggccgtGGGGaccgggggcggcggggcgggggggtgAAGCCGGCgccggggcggcgcggggatCCGGCCGGCTCGTCCCGTTCCCCCCGACGGGACGCGGGGCCCGGGTGGTGAAGGTGTCTCTTTGTGTCCCTCGTCTCCCCCCTTCACGCCCCGCTTCGTCCTTCCCATCCAGCCGCAGAGAAATCGCTGCTGAGGGACTCGTCCCCCGCCTCGGGCACCGACCGGGACTCCCCGGAGCCGCTGCTGAAGGCGGAGggggagcagaaggagctggactCCAAGAGCCCCGACGAGATCGTGCTGGAGGAGAGCGACTCGGAGGAGGCGAAGAAGGAGGGAGGCGCGGAGGACTGGAAGAAGCGGGAGGAGAGCCCGGAGAAGAAGCCGTGCCGCAAGAAGAAGACGCGCACGGTGTTCAGCCGCTCGCAGGTCTTCCAGCTGGAGTCCACCTTCGACATGAAGCGCTACCTGAGCAGCTCGGAGCGCGCCGGCCTGGCCGCCTCGCTGCACCTGACAGAGACCCAGGTGAAGATCTGGTTCCAGAACCGCCGCAACAAGTGGAAGCGGCAGCTGGCGGCCGAGCTGGAGGCGGCCAACCTGAGCCACGCGGCCGCGCAGCGCATCGTGCGCGTCCCCATCCTCTACCACGAGAACTCGGGCGCGgaggggggcgcggggggcggcggagCCCCCGGCACGCAGCCCCTGCTCACCTTCCCTCACCCCGTCTACTATTCGCACCCCGTGGTCACCTCCGTGCCGCTGCTGCGGCCCGTCTGAGCCCGGCCGCCGCTGCGCGGAGGGGCGCGGAGAGGCGCGCAAGTCACCCGGCCGCTTGTAAGTACTGCAGCCCCCCGTGCGAGTCACCCGGCCGGCGAGGGACTGCGGGGACACGAGTGCGGGGCTGGGGGGACCCCTCGGCGGGTGGTGGTGGTAGGAGGAAAGTCGCGGGAAtttaggagaggaaaaaaaaaaaaagaaataaaaatgtggggggagggaaaggaaaatgaggaaaatgaaagcGGGGACTTGTAGAGAACCCTGGAGCTGTCACACCTTTTGTAAACATGGATGAAAACAGCGAtggtctctctctctctctctctctctgtggctttagttttatttttgtaaaaaaaaaaaaaaggaaaaaaaaagaaaaaacaaaaaaaacagggggaaaggatagtaataaaataaaatgaatagtCCCAGGCCACTCCTCGAGATTTGCCAAACGCTAATGGGAAGCtgaatttctgttcctttcGGATCTCTCCTTCTGCCTCCAAATAATTGTTCAGGCTCCTGATCCTGTCGTGACTCAAACTTCATCGACCACGGCTTTTCATTTAAGCAGACCTTTGCCTCTTTGCTTGCCCACGTTTTGTACCTTTCGGTTTTTGCCATGAGACTTTCACGAGCAAGAAATACAGCCTCAAAGTGAACGGTTAAATACACTCGCACGCTTTGAGTGACCCTTATTTATTATCGTTTACTTAGacatttttaattcttgtttaTAATTCTTGTTTTTCCTAGTTGTCGGGttgtttcgggtttttttttcccttgtaaagTTATTTCGGTATCTGGggggtgggaaaaaaatctgtgcccttttgctttcttttgtaacactaattattattattattattattaatattattgtaCTTTTGAACTGTGCAATATTGTACGACGATTCTTAAAGCACTGCTTTTATTTGAATGGTGAGGAAAGGGTTTTTAGCATTGTAAAATTGCGTTTCTTCATGttgtgcaaaataaaataaaaaaagaattaaacgCGAAGGAAAGTGagaagagaggagcagggcaTGGGAATTAGCATCGGCCCGGCTTATGCGAATAAATAAGGGAGATTCGGTGAGCTGGGCGCTTTAAGTGAAGGACAATCAACTTTAgggtaattttaatttatttgataTGATGTACAGTTTTCTTCTAAAGTCCATTGAGTATGTGGATTTTAATAGGCAGAAATCAAGTGAGGAGTGGACACCTCTAGTCTCTCTCTGTCTTAGTGTCTGCTCACCTGTTGTCTGACAATTGTTTGCTGTCTTCCcaagggtttgggttggttggtttcttttctttgtttgattttaaatttcGTTTTCCAGTTTCGGTTGTACCCTCTGCCCTCTCGCTTTCTGTTAGGGATCGgtcctatttttaaaacagcctATATTGTTATAAACTTAATGTtgtggtggaaaaaaaaaatcaataaaaccCGTTCCTTATCATTTCTTAAGTGTggttttgggaggaaaaaaaattaaaaagaagataaataacaacatttttaaaaaagtagaaacaacaaaacaaataaccCGAGGGCACGGAGGCACGGAGCGGATCTCGCCGGGGCTCCTTGGAGCGGGGATGCCGAGGGAAGGGGATGGGCAGGGCGGGATTTTGCGCGGCCCCGGCGCAGCGGGGTCGCGGTGCCCGGCTTACCCCGAGCCAGGGGCCGCAGCCTCCCGGGGAGCCCCGCCGAGGGGGCAGCGGGGGGGTCCCTGCCCggggaggggtccctgcccacggGAGCGCCGCCTCCCTCCCCGAGGGCTTCCCCTGAACTCCTGCCGCCCCTTCCCCCGCGCCCCCCCGCCTGCCCTTCGCCCCCTCCTTCTCCGGGGCTGCCGCAGGGTGTCCGAGCCCCGTGCCCACGGCCGGGGCCCTCACGCGTGTTCAAACCCCCGGCAGGGCTATCTGGAGATAGGATCGCCCTCCGCTTCCCGCAGATTGGCCCGAATCGACGTGTTGATAGCGCcgagggcagggtttggggccaaagaaatcaaaatcaaGCGCAGCGTTGCGAGAAGATAATCCCGCGTTTTCTTTTCGTTTGGGATAAAAACCCTGGCAATGGGTcgtaaatgaaaaataaacagagtttCGGGGTCAAAATgcggtgctggctgtgtcgcCTACAAACAGAGCGATGCCTTTGCTGTTTGCAGTACCAACTTTGGGACAAGTCGCTTGCAGcccattaaaaatattgttgtCATAGTAAATACGTCTTTCCATTTTACAGCGCGGCAGCACGATGTTATCAAAcggcaaggaaaaaaagctcatttATTTCTGGGCAATGCTCAGAAAACGATTCCGGACCCTCCTGGCCCTTGCCCGGCAGAGGAAGGAGCCGATGGAAGCAGCGCGGCTCCGGCCCCGCAGCGCGGCCTTTGCGCGGGTGCGGGCGGCGGGCAGCGGCTCCCCGTGCCCGTCCCGGGACCGTCAGGGCCATTTCCCAGGGGAACGATGATCTTGGTGGGGTTGATGAGGcgcaagatttttttttttaattaaggagagaaaaaaaaaaaaaaaaaaaaaaggaaactaagCACTCTAAGCATATCCCAGCTTTTCTGCTTCCCGCTGCCCTTGCACACCGCGGGATCGACAGCACGCGGATGCTGTGAAACCTGGCGGTGAAGTTGGGCCGCGGGCCGAGGGTCGGTGAGCCCGGTTCTCTGTCCCCCGAGCCGCGCCTCTCCCGCGGCCGGAGTTTCCCACAGCCCGGCCAGGAGGGATCGCTCGGAGCGGGATGCTCCGCATCCGTCCGCATCCGCAGCGAGCCGAGCCCGGCGCTCAGGCTTTTCTCAAGCCTTCAGGAGGTGTCCCCAAACTCCATCCTATCCCTCAAGGATCCAGCGAAACGCGGAGCGAAGGGTTCCGTTTCTCCCTTCGAGGAGAAGGAGCGAGGGCTCCGCCAGCCCCGGCGCTCCCCGCTGCGCTGCGCCGCTCccgggcggggggcgccggCCTGGAGCGGGACAGGAGCGGGACAGGAGCGGGACAGGAGCGGGACAGGAACGGGACAGGCTGCCAAGGGAACCCCCACCCCCTCCTCCCGCACCTTTGGCCCTGCTTAAAGTTCCTGGAGATCCCGCATCACTCTGGGATGGAGTGAAAGCAATCGCTTTGAGTGGTGGAAAGAAAATCATCTTTACGGAAACAAAAACTCTCTGTCGGGGAGGCGGGGGCGATTCAAAGAAAGTTGCTTCGATCTTCTCGGCTGTTGGCAACTCCGCGACCACTCGTGTTTACTGCTGCAACCGCGCTCGGCAAATCTCTGCCTTTGTTTGCAATTCGAGAGATAACGCGGTTCTTCTCGGCCACTGTTTTGAGCAGGGCTGAACAGAACTAGCTCGCCTGTTTGTGGTCGAAACACacatgtatttcttttatttggtAGTAAATAGGGGGTTGCTGTGTATAGCAAACAGCGGGGGGAAAGATATAAACTTCCCGGCCACCAGATTTGGGGATTCAGAAGAGTTTTGCCTTCCGGAGGGCTGCGGTAGGGAGCGGCCCGGCCCCTCCAGCAGCCGCACGCTCCCGGCGACCCACGTTGGGaggttggtatttttttatcctaattattattattgataatttcctcttttttttttttttagcggaatattttcaaaatttctggTACAGATCGGTGGGAAATGTTTGATCCTGCTGTCAGTGTCTGCGACGCGCAGAACGGGCGGCAGAGGTGGGGACGCACGGAGCCGCTCCGAGGGAATAATCCCGCTTTAAAACAGCGGTGGAAAACcctgtgggtttgggtttcagggttggttttttcttttttttttttttttttcccaaatatgcTGCAAGTGTCTCTGCAATAATCACTTTACTCTATCGACTTGGCATAGTGTGCTAACGGAATGAGAAGACCATTAAGAGCATTAACAGATTGGTACAGCATAATGCTTCAGTTCATATTGATCGTAAAACGTCTGTAAAATATTGTTTCAAATGAATCTATTGTTCCTGCGCTCTTTCGGCGGTGTTGATGACCTTGGTTTGTTCTCCCGCATCCAAATTATTCTCTCGCCGCTCCCATATGATTGGGGACCCGTCAGTGGGACCTGTCGCCGCCGTCCCCGCGGACCTTCACCCACCCGAAAGCGTGGTTTGAGGGGTCAGAATCACCtcaaaaataagagaaaatgaggaaaggtttctgcaggagggaagggagcgGGTGTGAGTGTGCCCTGCGTGCGGGAGCGGCTCGCCCGAGCCTCCCTGCGCTCCGCACCGTGCTCGGCTGCGAGGTGAAACCTCTCCCGGGATCACAGCCCCGGGAAGCCCCCAGAGTTGCTCAGCGGAGACTTCTGAAGCCGTTTAGATGAATATGGAGTCGAAGGGGATGCGGATCCTGCGGGCAGCCCCCACCCCACAtcccgcggggagcggggggaCCCCGGGGAGCGCAGCCCGCGCCCGGGGCCTTTGGCGACCCTGCCGAGCTGCTCGTGCATATTTTACCCAAATCAGCCAATCCCTCTCGATCAGAGCGATGCCTCGGATTTCAAACtgcgcggccccgctccccgcctcGCTGGAAGGGGCCGTGGGGCGGCTGTCCCCCCGCGGGGACACGCGTGTCGCCCAGGCGGAGCGCGGAGCGGCCCCGTGGGCACTCCCGCGGGCGTGGGAAGCGGCCGCTAGACAGGAGTgaaaccttcccttccctcaggTTTGGTCACCTGGTCTCGGCTCTCCTGAGCTCcgatattttaaataaatataaagaatCTCTTGCTCTCCTCAGCTCTATTCGCCTTCATGATAGAGTGGAACCATCAGATTTTCATCAAAGTTCTATTAAGTGAAACATAGGTTGCAGGGCACCCTCTGATTGAAacagtttaaattttaattgtgtttttaatttgaCATATAGTTGCAGAAAGGAATGACACTACAACGCCAAGGGGCGGTCgattttcttaatttctccCAGAGGAATTGATGAGTCTATCAGGCCACTAGATTGGAAACACATTAAAGCTCTCTGGTTAGGTTGTTAATTGGAACTTGATGGATAGAGGGCCTTGGATAGGCTATGCTGATCCAATCTTCATGACTTTCTGTTTTCCAATAAATTACACGATTCATTTTCCAGCCACAGATTACATAAATTGTACACCTCTAGGGCTCTCTTTTTCAAATAGGGAGCCCTTTTCCCCAAAAGCCTATTGCGAGATGTCATTTGCACCAAAAAACGAGCAGCAGAGGCTCTTGAATGAAAATCGAAACATAATCAACGTTTATACTTAGAAAATTTATCGAGATCATTTTCTCTggtatttccttattttaaagTTTGGACGCGCCATATATCATAATCCACACGTGTAAAGGGGACTGTGTTTAATATTTATCGAAGCTTGATTCCAAGATCAAACTTGTTTATGACTTCATCTGTCATTTCAGAGGGAACCTTCTCCCGATATTACGGCCGCTCAACAAGCCTATTTTCCGAGTGCTGCAAAAGCAGCGGAGATCAATTTTTATTAGGCTCCCTTTGAAAGCTTGCTCAGGGCCACTTTAATATCGAGCATTGTAATAATCTGGAGATCTAAACTTTAAGCGTTCGCTCCGTCTTTCAAAGTTTATCTTTGCCGCGGCGTTTGAGCATCGGTGCCCCGACGGGACGGGCcgcggggagggagcggggggAGCGGCCAGCTGCGGGTTACCCCCTCGCAAACCCCTTCCCGCGGcccgcagcccctgccctgaTGAATATTTGATCAGATGATAATGAGAGCGCTGCTGGGCCGCTCCGACCCGCCGTCCCTCCCTTCCCGGCAGCGGCATCCCGCAGAATCTGCTCGGCTTCCCTCGGCCGCTTCCCAAATTTCGCTTAAATACTAATTTTAGGGAGATCTGGAGGTTTTCTGGCTGCGGCCGAGCCGTGCCACGCTGCTCGCAGCgcttttccctcccagcccagcatccaAACTCCGCAGCGTCCCCTCGGCCCGGCCGGCGCCACCCGAGCGGCTCCCACGGGCCgaggggaagggagagcagtgccagggccaCGCTGTGCCAGGGCCACGCTGTGCTGGTGGCCTTCGAAGGGACGGAGCTGCCGTGGGCGGCAGCTGGAGGCCAGCGGTGCCGCCGCAGTGTCACGTCGGGGGGTGGCGGAGGAGCGGGGTGGCCCTTCTGTcgccttccctccctgctccggGCCCGTCCCCGCGCAGGAGCCGAGGGCTGGCGGCGCCCAGGGGCTCTCCCGGCTCGGGCAGGTCCACGCACGGCTTCGGCTCGGAGCAGCTCCCCGCCCCGGGAGGGCTGGGGGGTCCGGCTGCGGGGCCAGCCGGGGCGGCAGAGCGGGATGAAGGACGATTTCTTAAATTGTATTTCAGTGCGGGGTCTTTCCGGGTTAATGAGCTGACATCATGATTAAAGCTGACCATTTGTAATGTGTCGCGACCCTGttgaaaagcactgaaaagGTTAATGTGGTAAAACAGGACAGCACCTGCCCctcagagggagaggaggagctggaacaCTTTTCCTAATCAATTAGTCCATTAATGAGTCTATCAAGTAGTTAAGTAGTTAAAGATTATGCCGCTGGTCTGGGTAACAGTCGTCATCTCGCTATACCTAATTATATTATAAGTACTTTATTCAATATACCGGACATAATATGGTGACTCGGAGTtaatgaaaatgtcattttaaaacgTCTTGACATTTGTCTCTATTGATTTGTATATTTCCATCTCATTCTTTGCTTTTCcctatttgatttttctttctttcttttctttttttttttttttttttttttttttaatttttggaggGGGTTTATATTTCTGGAGAGAGGTAATGACCGCACCCTGGGGGGAGTAATCAACAGCTGGAGCTCGCAGAGACCCCCGCCCCACGCCGCCCGGGCAACCCGGGGTTAAAAACCCGGTGCCACGGCTCCTGCCAAGGCCAAGGATATTGCACCTGGACACGGATGCGACCAAACCCACCAGGATTTCCGAGCTGCGGCAGCGCTTCCCTCTCGCTCCCCTCCGCGGGAGCCCCCCGGCCGCagcggggctgcagcagcccggCCGGGGACGGGACAGTGCCACCCACGGACACGGGTGTCCGCAGGGGAGAGGGGTCGGGGAGGGAGCTCATCCCTCCGGGGAAATGGAGGCGGAGAGGGCGGCGGGGTCTGCCCGGGGCAGGGGAAAGGTGGGGCTGGGGTCGTGGGGCAACTCGGGGACCGGGCTGGTGCTCTCCCCGTTACCGGGGCTCTTTCCTGAGCCTTCGCGGGGCGATGCCACGCCGGTGGGAGGGAGGGCCCAGCTCCCGGTGCCAGGCAGCCGTCGGGGCTCTGTCTCCCCTGGCACCTCCGGGG is a window encoding:
- the HMX3 gene encoding homeobox protein HMX3, which produces MPETGQEPPSAPPPPPKESFYIKNLLNGGPPKAPPKQPRALFAPSGKAAVDGAGFALSQVGDLAFPRFEIPAPRFALSAHCLERAQTWWYPYALTPAGAHLPRTEAAEKSLLRDSSPASGTDRDSPEPLLKAEGEQKELDSKSPDEIVLEESDSEEAKKEGGAEDWKKREESPEKKPCRKKKTRTVFSRSQVFQLESTFDMKRYLSSSERAGLAASLHLTETQVKIWFQNRRNKWKRQLAAELEAANLSHAAAQRIVRVPILYHENSGAEGGAGGGGAPGTQPLLTFPHPVYYSHPVVTSVPLLRPV